From a single Apium graveolens cultivar Ventura chromosome 2, ASM990537v1, whole genome shotgun sequence genomic region:
- the LOC141706643 gene encoding protein ENHANCED DOWNY MILDEW 2-like, which produces MRTYEAEGQMIPHCVINYCTVDGNNQPVSFSVLPLLWSKDETPGNWDTQIFLRGTAVTGQKMCKKIIAWRPEISYALPVIYVLSKKKLWMQLRKPRRSFKEDIMSTLVTVHCLHFLKWNLKADGSALWTQLHKAFSTFEVAPSKSHLLSHLPLIQEAAKRDEDLAKSELLPTLLLETLCEANHSTKKMKFEADSQEDYEDTDDDEDDEAFRFDSVCVLCDDGGDLICCEDKCLRSFHPNITAEDDSFCESLGYNYAQLEDIQTFICNNCQYQQHQCFVCFKLGSSDQSSAPEVFQCANADCGHFYHPNCVAELLQPCDTLKTKELQLKIHSGESFLCPAHKCNICMKGEDKAVHELQFAMCRRCPKAYHRKCLPGEITFRSDGNIDQRAWDGLLPGRILIYCMDHEILSDIGTPKRDHIIFPNVEGKMQTTSGLLSSKEKLIKSRDMGNFTRRSPLKQRFNHTGIYLGHSTNATFTGGKIFRDTNTDKSKLSTPQRTTCLSKISGYPKQSADKFMKVKGSSSQTAVDLELKLRMLKLIEDSTSSFHMEESLKDKKSSSLYSSIVRIAEDKNFTEGKVKGYVKAVQTALKILNDGGKLEDAKAVCEPHVFKQLVRWKKQLNIYLAPFLHDKRFTSFGRHFTEVSKLELIVDKLKWYVQDGDMIVDFCCGANVFSCLMRERLHEMGKICSFKNYDLIKPKNDFNFEHKDWMTVTSEELPAGSNLIMGLSPPFGVNGCLANKFIDKALMFKPKLLILIVPIEIERLDRKKKSPYDIIWEDQCLLSGKACYFPFPESVDVNGKQLEQHNNLATPLYLWSRPDWTAKHKTIAETRGHGTVAYDPIQMGKKDTGENHDNPIYSPSNGADQKNLLEWNSKGFYPSHYTTGTLHSSDVSDTAAMGTPDPYVVWEAMQGVYPEYPREPYFNPEWPGF; this is translated from the exons ATGAGAACTTATGAAGCAGAGGGTCAGATGATCCCTCATTGCGTGATAAATTACTGTACTGTTGATGGCAATAATCAACCAGTCTCATTTTCTGTATTGCCACTTCTCTGGAGCAAAGATGAGACCCCAGGCAATTGGGATACGCAGATATTCTTACGTGGTACTGCAGTGACCGGGCAAAAAATGTGTAAGAAGATAATAGCATGGAGGCCAGAGATTTCTTATGCATTGCCAGTTATTTATGTTCTTTCCAAGAAAAAGTTGTGGATGCAGCTCCGAAAGCCTAGGAGAAGCTTTAAAGAGGATATTATGTCTACTTTGGTAACTGTTCATTGCCTCCATTTTCTAAAATGGAATCTCAAAGCAGATGGATCTGCTCTATGGACCCAATTGCACAAAGCTTTTAG CACCTTTGAGGTTGCACCCTCGAAGAGTCATCTCCTGAGTCATCTACCTCTGATACAAGAAGCTGCAAAAAGAGATGAAGATTTAGCAAAATCCGAG CTTCTACCTACACTGCTTTTGGAGACTCTTTGTGAG GCTAATCATTCAACAAAGAAAATGAAATTTGAAGCTGACAGTCAGGAGGATTATGAAGacactgatgatgatgaggatgatgaAGCATTTAGATTTGATTCTGTTTGTGTCCTTTGTGATGACGGTGGTGATTTAATCTG TTGTGAAGATAAGTGCTTACGATCCTTCCATCCAAACATAACTGCAGAAGATGATTCGTTTTGTGAATCTCTTGGCTATAATTATGCTCAACTCGAA GACATTCAGACTTTCATTTGCAACAATTGTCAATATCAGCAACATCAGTGTTTTGTTTGTTTCAAATTGGGCTCTTCTGATCAGTCTTCTGCTCCAGAG GTCTTCCAGTGTGCCAATGCGGATTGTGGTCATTTCTATCATCCAAACTGTGTCGCCGAACTCCTCCAGCCTTGTGATACGTTGAAAACTAAAGAACTTCAGCTTAAAATCCACTCAGGAGAATCTTTTTTGTGTCCTGCCCATAAATGTAATATATGTATGAAAGGAGAAGACAAAGCAGTTCACGAGTTGCAATTTGCAATGTGTAGACGCTGTCCAAAGGCATACCATCGCAAATGCTTGCCCGG TGAAATTACCTTCAGAAGTGATGGAAATATTGATCAGAGGGCTTGGGATGGTCTCTTACCGGGCCGCATTCTAATTTACTGCAT GGACCATGAAATCCTGTCTGATATTGGGACACCTAAAAGAGACCATATTATCTTCCCTAATGTTGAAGGAAAAATGCAAACGACTTCGGGATTGCTTTCGAGCAAAGAGAAACTGATAAAAAGTAGGGATATGGGGAATTTTACACGGAGAAGTCCTTTGAAGCAGAGATTTAACCATACTGGGATATATCTTGGTCATTCAACCAATGCTACATTTACTGGGGGAAAAATATTTAGGGATACCAACACAGACAAAAGCAAGTTATCCACACCACAGAGAACAACGTGCTTATCCAAGATATCTGGTTATCCGAAACAAAGTGCAGATAAGTTTATGAAAGTTAAAGGAAGCAGTAGCCAGACAGCAGTTGATCTTGAGCTCAAATTACG GATGTTAAAGTTGATAGAGGATTCAACATCTTCTTTCCACATGGAAGAATCTTTGAAAGACAAGAagtcatcatcactatattcATCGATTGTAAGGATCGCAGAGGACAAGAATTTTACTGAAGGGAAGGTGAAAGGCTATGTAAAG GCCGTTCAAACTGCATTGAAGATACTAAATGACGGGGGAAAGTTGGAGGATGCAAAAGCTGTGTGTGAGCCGCACGTTTTCAAACAACTTGTCAGATGGAAG AAACAACTCAACATCTATCTCGCCCCTTTTCTCCATGACAAACGGTTTACATCTTTTGGTCGGCACTTTACTGAAGTGAGCAAGCTTGAGTTG ATAGTGGATAAGCTTAAATGGTACGTGCAAGATGGTGACATG ATAGTAGATTTCTGTTGCGGTGCAAATGTCTTTAGTTGCTTGATGAGAGAAAGGCTCCACGAAATGGGGAAGATCTGCTCCTTCAAAAATTATGATCTAATAAAACCCAAG AATGACTTCAATTTTGAGCATAAAGATTGGATGACTGTCACTTCAGAAGAACTACCTGCTGGTTCTAATCTG ATTATGGGTCTGAGTCCTCCTTTTGGTGTCAATGGATGTTTGGCGAACAAATTCATTGACAAGGCACTCATGTTTAAACCAAAGCTACTAATTCTTATAGTTCCCATAGAAATTGAAAG ACTTGATAGAAAGAAGAAATCCCCATATGATATTATTTGGGAGGATCAATGTTTACTATCGGGAAAG GCATGTTACTTTCCGTTTCCTGAATCAGTTGATGTGAACGGTAAGCAATTGGAGCAGCATAACAATTTGGCAACACCACTGTATCTTTGGAGTCGTCCGGATTGGACTGCCAAGCACAAAACAATAGCCGAGACACGTGGCCACGGCACAGTCGCATATGACCCAATACAGATGGGAAAAAAGGATACAGGAGAAAACCATGATAATCCCATCTATTCACCGAGCAACGGCGCAGACCAGAAAAACTTACTTGAATGGAATTCGAAGGGCTTTTATCCAAGTCACTACACAACGGGAACGCTGCACTCTTCTGATGTTTCTGATACTGCTGCAATGGGAACGCCGGATCCCTATGTTGTTTGGGAAGCTATGCAGGGTGTCTACCCTGAATATCCAAGAGAGCCTTACTTCAATCCTGAATGGCCTGGTTTCTAA